From Paenibacillus sp. V4I7, one genomic window encodes:
- a CDS encoding alpha/beta hydrolase, with protein MHVETIQLWDESNSAHLTAYILDNSQEFKMNQNRPAVIICPGGGYLWTSDREAEPVAMRFAAQGYHVFVLRYTTHYSSRPDFQNLPPGNELSMQPQPLFDLAKAILTVRKQASEWFIHTDKIAVCGFSAGGHLAASLGAHWQDEFLAERLRVDKNLLKPNALILGYPLVDYVLMKEEAEADPSEMARGGMAYAIKAAFGTTDPAPEEMKKHSPVNFVSSNMPPTYIWHTADDQLVYAANALQLASALAKHKVPYELHVFENGVHGLSLSDETTSAEPAHVNPDCQIWVDLAMKWLSKRF; from the coding sequence ATGCATGTAGAAACCATTCAACTTTGGGATGAAAGTAATAGCGCTCATTTAACTGCCTACATTCTTGATAATTCTCAGGAATTCAAAATGAATCAAAACCGTCCGGCAGTCATTATATGTCCCGGAGGTGGATATTTATGGACTTCAGACAGAGAAGCGGAGCCTGTTGCCATGCGTTTTGCCGCACAAGGCTATCATGTTTTCGTGCTTCGATACACCACGCATTATTCTAGTAGACCAGACTTTCAGAACTTGCCGCCAGGAAATGAACTTTCCATGCAACCGCAGCCGCTGTTTGATTTGGCAAAAGCGATCCTAACTGTGAGGAAGCAGGCATCGGAATGGTTCATTCATACAGATAAGATTGCTGTATGCGGTTTTTCAGCGGGCGGTCATTTGGCAGCTAGCTTGGGCGCACATTGGCAGGATGAATTTTTAGCGGAACGACTGAGAGTTGATAAAAATCTACTGAAGCCTAACGCACTTATTCTGGGTTATCCTCTTGTTGACTATGTTCTGATGAAAGAAGAAGCAGAAGCGGATCCGAGCGAGATGGCAAGAGGGGGCATGGCCTACGCCATTAAAGCGGCATTTGGAACGACCGACCCTGCACCCGAAGAAATGAAGAAACACAGCCCAGTTAATTTTGTATCTTCCAATATGCCCCCGACATATATTTGGCACACCGCTGATGACCAACTGGTTTATGCTGCTAATGCCTTACAACTTGCATCAGCATTAGCGAAGCATAAAGTGCCCTATGAGCTGCACGTATTTGAGAATGGGGTCCACGGTTTGTCATTAAGTGATGAGACGACCTCAGCAGAGCCTGCACATGTGAATCCGGATTGTCAGATATGGGTCGACCTAGCTATGAAATGGTTAAGCAAGCGGTTTTAA
- a CDS encoding alpha-L-rhamnosidase, which yields MFKVKDLRCEYQVNPIGLDHRSPRISWRLQSSERAAVQSAYRIEVAEDADFQKSVWDSGKVDSEQSVHVELKELQVASRKRYHYRVQAWNQHGLSSGWSDQAFFETGFKDHSEWKAEWISSPATLPAGSDQVPMFRRDFHIDGEVSSARVYASALGIYELELNGNRVGDHYFAPGWTSYKHRLQYQTYDVTEMLSSGKNGIGALLGSGWYKGVLGWDGNNEHYGNRTALLVQIHIDYADGRQEVVVSDSSWKVSGSPILMSEIYDGETYDARLERTDWSRGDYDDSGWHPVDVIEPSKDILVAQENVPVRKMESIQPIELITTPKGETVIDMGQNMVGWIRFTVQGEAGQEVSIHHAEILDHEGNFYVDNIRKAKQTIHYVLKGGERETFEPHFTFQGFRYIRLVGFQEPIRLEDYTGIVLHSDMETTGEFTCSDPLVNQLQHNIRWGLKGNFLDVPTDCPQRDERLGWTGDAQVFARTSAYLSNVVPFFRKWLHDLKVEQMELDGGVPFVVPNILSEKAQSASAWGDAAVIIPWTLYVCYGDKRVLEEQYDSMKAWVEFIRRQGDNEYLWNSGFHFGDWLALDSRPDSYIGATARDFVATAYYAYSTSLVQKAAVVLGRSEEAEHYADLHTRILDAFTQEFVTPNGRLSVPSQTGQVLSLMFGLVEGEAKERAVQKLLELLEEEKFHLTTGFVGTPYLNHVLSDNGKSEFAYKLLLQQDYPSWLYQVTKGATTIWEHWDGIKPDGSFWSPDMNSFNHYAYGAIGDWLYRVVAGIDTDERNPGYKRVIVRPMPGDGMTWAEGRIDTMYGEVSCRWTKLDGERLDIQVVIPPNATAEIRLPYAPESGVTESGTALKEAAGISNVEVENMGVTLEAGSGTYSFSYVLTQPIPPLPEVKPFVFG from the coding sequence ATGTTTAAAGTAAAGGATCTTCGTTGTGAATATCAAGTGAATCCGATTGGATTGGATCACAGATCACCAAGGATTAGCTGGCGGTTGCAATCCTCTGAAAGAGCAGCGGTACAATCGGCTTATCGTATTGAAGTGGCAGAAGACGCGGATTTTCAGAAGTCAGTTTGGGACTCTGGAAAAGTGGATTCAGAGCAATCTGTTCATGTGGAATTGAAAGAGCTTCAAGTGGCTTCGCGCAAGCGGTATCACTACCGCGTTCAGGCTTGGAACCAGCATGGACTAAGTTCTGGCTGGTCTGATCAGGCCTTCTTTGAAACCGGATTCAAAGATCATTCGGAGTGGAAGGCCGAATGGATCAGTTCTCCCGCAACGCTTCCAGCGGGCTCCGATCAAGTTCCGATGTTTCGACGTGATTTTCACATTGATGGTGAAGTAAGCTCGGCCCGTGTTTACGCTTCAGCGCTTGGAATCTATGAATTAGAGTTGAATGGAAATCGGGTGGGGGACCACTATTTTGCACCTGGATGGACCAGCTATAAGCATCGCCTTCAATACCAAACTTATGATGTTACTGAAATGCTGAGCAGCGGAAAGAACGGAATTGGCGCCCTATTAGGCAGCGGCTGGTACAAAGGCGTTCTTGGCTGGGATGGGAATAATGAGCATTACGGAAACCGAACTGCGCTTTTGGTGCAAATCCACATTGATTATGCGGATGGAAGGCAAGAGGTCGTCGTTTCTGATAGCAGTTGGAAGGTGTCAGGAAGTCCGATCCTGATGTCGGAAATTTATGACGGTGAAACGTATGATGCGCGGCTGGAGCGGACCGATTGGAGCCGTGGAGATTACGATGACAGTGGATGGCATCCTGTCGATGTGATCGAACCAAGCAAAGATATTTTGGTCGCACAGGAGAACGTGCCCGTCCGTAAAATGGAAAGCATCCAACCTATCGAACTCATCACCACCCCCAAGGGAGAAACTGTCATCGACATGGGCCAAAATATGGTCGGATGGATCCGGTTTACCGTCCAGGGAGAGGCGGGTCAGGAGGTCAGCATCCATCATGCCGAGATCTTGGATCATGAAGGCAACTTCTATGTGGACAACATCCGTAAAGCGAAGCAAACGATCCACTATGTGCTCAAAGGAGGAGAAAGAGAAACTTTCGAACCTCATTTTACTTTCCAAGGTTTCCGCTATATTCGGCTTGTTGGGTTTCAGGAACCGATCCGTCTTGAAGATTATACCGGTATCGTGCTGCATTCAGATATGGAAACAACGGGAGAATTCACTTGCTCCGATCCGCTTGTCAACCAGCTGCAGCATAATATTCGGTGGGGGCTAAAAGGGAATTTTCTGGATGTTCCAACGGACTGCCCGCAGAGAGATGAGAGGCTGGGTTGGACAGGGGATGCTCAGGTGTTTGCCCGTACGTCCGCTTATTTGTCGAATGTCGTGCCTTTTTTCCGGAAGTGGCTTCATGATTTGAAGGTCGAGCAGATGGAGCTCGATGGGGGCGTGCCGTTTGTGGTTCCCAATATTTTGAGTGAGAAGGCGCAGTCTGCCTCAGCTTGGGGGGATGCGGCGGTCATCATTCCATGGACACTCTATGTATGCTATGGGGATAAGCGCGTGTTGGAGGAACAATATGACAGTATGAAAGCATGGGTAGAATTCATCAGACGTCAAGGCGACAATGAATATTTGTGGAATTCCGGTTTTCATTTCGGGGATTGGCTTGCTTTGGATTCCCGGCCAGACAGCTATATAGGGGCTACGGCTCGGGACTTTGTTGCAACGGCCTACTATGCTTATTCCACATCATTGGTGCAGAAAGCAGCCGTGGTGCTGGGTAGATCAGAGGAAGCGGAACATTATGCAGACCTGCATACGCGCATTCTTGATGCTTTTACGCAGGAATTCGTCACGCCTAATGGCCGTTTATCTGTCCCTTCACAGACAGGACAGGTGCTGTCGCTAATGTTTGGACTTGTCGAGGGCGAAGCCAAGGAACGTGCCGTGCAGAAGTTGCTGGAGTTACTTGAAGAGGAGAAGTTTCATCTTACAACCGGATTTGTTGGCACTCCTTATTTGAACCACGTACTGAGCGATAACGGCAAATCGGAATTCGCTTATAAGCTGTTACTTCAGCAGGATTATCCGTCCTGGCTGTATCAAGTGACCAAAGGCGCCACAACCATCTGGGAGCACTGGGATGGGATTAAGCCGGACGGCAGTTTTTGGAGTCCAGATATGAATTCCTTTAACCATTATGCTTACGGAGCCATTGGAGACTGGTTGTACCGTGTTGTTGCTGGAATTGATACGGATGAGAGGAATCCTGGCTATAAAAGAGTAATCGTTCGCCCGATGCCTGGAGATGGTATGACATGGGCAGAGGGGCGTATCGACACGATGTACGGAGAAGTTAGCTGCCGCTGGACGAAATTGGATGGTGAACGATTGGACATTCAGGTGGTGATTCCGCCGAACGCAACGGCTGAGATCCGCCTGCCTTATGCGCCCGAGAGTGGAGTGACCGAAAGCGGAACAGCACTTAAAGAGGCTGCGGGCATTTCGAATGTTGAGGTTGAGAATATGGGTGTAACGTTGGAAGCAGGTTCAGGGACATACAGCTTCAGCTATGTGTTGACGCAGCCTATTCCACCACTTCCGGAAGTTAAGCCATTTGTATTTGGCTAA
- a CDS encoding ABC transporter substrate-binding protein has protein sequence MEKKWKKASGVLSVVLAASTLLSACGSSNSDDGNKTTTESAKPGNSKPYEITMAYIQLNDMPEANLVSEAISKITKEKINATVKLVPISISAWTQQMNLMLAGSEKLDLMVSSSIIGNFGSQVAKGQLEPLDDLLKKHGKGLVDTVGMDLINGSKIDGKVYGVPSLRDIGSDNGIIMRKDLVDKYKIDLSKIKTWADLDPVFQTIKDNEPGLAPLVQQTNTGMPGTNMYNSIVDTLGDNLGVIADPGNSTKIVNLFETKEFTDAIALARKWYQAGYIMKDIATSQETGVNLVKAGKAFSYTSNMKPGFEAQETNLSGKEMVAVRLTKPLQTSVSITGFMMSITKNSQDPERAMQFLNMMYTDKEIANLVSLGIEGKHYVKKSDNIIALPDGVKQSGYQFNQWEVGNNFLTYVWEGTDPKIWDLTKAHNDKAIKSKAVGFTFNVDPVKTELAAATNVINQYKVGLESGTLDPALTAEFNAKLKTAGLDKIIAEKQKQIDAWAKTAGK, from the coding sequence ATGGAAAAGAAATGGAAAAAAGCTAGTGGAGTACTAAGTGTTGTTCTTGCAGCGTCTACCTTGCTTTCAGCTTGCGGCAGCAGCAATAGCGATGATGGGAATAAAACAACGACAGAGAGCGCTAAGCCTGGGAACTCCAAGCCATATGAAATCACGATGGCGTATATACAGCTAAATGACATGCCTGAAGCGAATCTCGTGTCTGAGGCAATCAGCAAAATTACCAAAGAAAAAATCAATGCAACTGTTAAGCTGGTGCCGATCAGCATTTCCGCTTGGACGCAACAAATGAATCTGATGCTGGCAGGAAGCGAGAAGCTTGATCTGATGGTCTCCTCCTCAATTATTGGCAACTTTGGCAGCCAAGTCGCTAAAGGACAATTAGAGCCATTAGACGATTTGCTTAAGAAACATGGAAAAGGTCTTGTAGACACGGTGGGCATGGATTTGATTAATGGATCCAAGATCGACGGTAAAGTATATGGGGTTCCAAGCTTGAGGGACATTGGTTCCGATAACGGCATTATTATGAGAAAAGATTTGGTGGACAAGTACAAGATTGATTTGAGCAAAATCAAAACTTGGGCGGATCTGGACCCTGTGTTCCAAACGATCAAAGATAACGAGCCAGGACTGGCGCCATTGGTTCAGCAAACGAACACGGGAATGCCTGGAACCAATATGTATAATTCTATCGTTGATACATTAGGCGACAACCTGGGTGTCATTGCTGATCCTGGGAACAGCACTAAAATTGTGAATCTGTTCGAAACGAAGGAATTCACGGATGCCATTGCCTTAGCTCGTAAATGGTATCAAGCAGGCTATATTATGAAAGATATCGCCACTTCGCAAGAAACGGGAGTTAACCTGGTTAAAGCGGGCAAAGCCTTTTCTTACACATCCAATATGAAGCCGGGCTTCGAGGCGCAAGAAACGAATTTGTCCGGAAAAGAAATGGTTGCTGTTCGATTGACGAAACCTTTGCAAACTTCCGTATCGATCACAGGTTTCATGATGTCGATCACTAAAAACAGTCAAGACCCTGAGAGAGCTATGCAATTCTTGAACATGATGTACACCGATAAGGAGATTGCCAACTTGGTTTCCCTTGGTATTGAAGGTAAACACTATGTGAAAAAATCGGATAACATCATTGCGCTTCCAGATGGCGTGAAGCAAAGCGGTTACCAATTCAACCAATGGGAAGTCGGCAATAACTTCCTGACCTATGTATGGGAAGGTACCGACCCGAAAATTTGGGATTTAACGAAGGCGCACAACGACAAAGCCATTAAATCGAAAGCAGTCGGCTTCACATTTAACGTAGATCCGGTTAAAACAGAACTTGCTGCTGCGACTAACGTGATCAATCAATATAAAGTAGGCCTGGAAAGCGGTACGTTAGACCCGGCATTGACGGCCGAATTCAATGCGAAGCTTAAAACGGCCGGTCTTGACAAGATCATCGCTGAGAAACAAAAGCAAATTGATGCTTGGGCTAAAACGGCAGGAAAATAA
- a CDS encoding carbohydrate ABC transporter permease, with protein sequence MMKSNHMNQYAVNLIFILMACASIFPFVLLVMASFTDQKAIINDGYSLLPSVFSLEAYKYMMQSSSSLIRAYGITVFITIFGTVVGLAISTMLAYPLSRSDMPLRKVMSFLVFFTLLFNGGLVSTYLIYTEVFHIKNTIWALIIPGLLTNGFYILLIRTFFSTSIPAAIIESAYIDGASEFKIFYRIVLPLSLPILATIGLMLGISYWNDWFNGLIFVTDSKLFSIQNMLNRMLSDIQFLQKSSMTNAAQASSNIPTDSVRMAIAVIGIVPIFCAYPFFQKFFVKGLTLGAVKG encoded by the coding sequence ATCATGAAATCGAATCACATGAATCAATACGCTGTCAATCTGATCTTTATTCTCATGGCATGTGCCAGCATCTTCCCTTTTGTCCTGCTTGTTATGGCCTCCTTTACCGATCAGAAGGCAATTATTAACGATGGTTATTCACTCTTACCAAGTGTGTTTAGTTTAGAAGCGTACAAGTATATGATGCAGAGCTCATCTTCATTGATTCGGGCTTATGGCATCACGGTTTTCATAACGATCTTCGGAACTGTTGTAGGCTTGGCCATCTCGACGATGCTCGCCTATCCTTTGTCACGCAGTGATATGCCGCTTCGCAAAGTGATGTCGTTTCTCGTATTTTTCACCTTACTTTTTAACGGCGGGCTTGTGTCGACCTATCTGATTTACACCGAAGTTTTCCATATCAAAAATACGATTTGGGCGCTTATCATCCCAGGATTGCTTACGAACGGTTTTTACATTTTATTAATCAGAACGTTCTTCAGCACTTCGATTCCGGCAGCGATTATTGAATCGGCATATATTGACGGTGCTTCTGAATTCAAGATTTTTTACCGCATCGTGCTCCCGCTTTCGCTGCCAATTCTGGCTACCATCGGACTGATGCTGGGTATATCCTATTGGAACGATTGGTTTAATGGATTGATCTTTGTAACCGACAGCAAGCTCTTCAGTATTCAAAACATGCTGAATCGGATGCTGAGCGATATTCAGTTCCTTCAGAAGAGCAGCATGACTAATGCTGCACAAGCTTCTTCGAACATACCGACAGATTCAGTTCGCATGGCTATAGCTGTTATCGGAATCGTTCCGATCTTCTGCGCCTATCCGTTCTTCCAGAAATTTTTTGTCAAAGGTCTTACGCTTGGCGCTGTAAAAGGTTAA
- a CDS encoding sugar ABC transporter permease — translation MPGTLHKTLKTFKRYRALFLMVLPGMIYLIINNYLPMFGIVIAFKNINYRKGIFGSDWAGLKNFEYLFKTADAWVITRNTILYNGLFIIINLALAVAVAILLNEVKNRFMSRFYQSIILLPYLISMVIVGYLALAMLNGENGFFNHQVLPLFGIEPISWYSEPKYWPYILTIVNIWKNVGYLCIIFLAAIVGIDNEYYEAATLDGANKWQQIRTITLPLLSPAIIIMALLSIGRIFYSDFGLFYQVPLNSGPLQPTTDVIDTYVYRGLMTLGDIGMSSAAGFYQSVVGFVLVLVSNFIIRRKSPEQALF, via the coding sequence ATGCCGGGTACACTACATAAGACGTTGAAAACGTTTAAACGCTACCGTGCGCTTTTTCTAATGGTCTTGCCCGGCATGATTTATTTGATTATTAACAATTATCTCCCAATGTTTGGGATTGTGATCGCATTTAAAAATATAAACTACCGCAAGGGGATATTTGGAAGTGATTGGGCTGGTCTCAAAAATTTCGAATATTTGTTTAAAACCGCAGATGCTTGGGTCATTACCCGAAATACGATTCTGTACAATGGACTCTTCATTATCATCAATTTGGCTCTGGCTGTCGCTGTAGCTATTTTACTGAATGAAGTGAAAAATCGGTTCATGTCCCGTTTTTACCAGAGTATCATTCTATTACCCTATCTGATCTCGATGGTTATCGTCGGATATTTGGCACTTGCCATGTTAAATGGTGAGAACGGATTCTTCAATCATCAAGTTTTACCGCTATTCGGAATCGAGCCAATCTCCTGGTATTCAGAACCTAAATATTGGCCATACATCTTAACGATTGTGAATATTTGGAAAAATGTCGGTTACTTATGTATCATCTTTTTGGCAGCCATTGTTGGGATCGATAACGAATATTATGAGGCAGCGACGCTAGACGGCGCGAACAAATGGCAGCAAATCCGCACAATAACGCTACCGCTTCTATCACCGGCAATCATTATCATGGCCTTGTTAAGCATTGGTCGTATCTTCTACTCTGATTTCGGTTTATTCTATCAAGTGCCTCTAAATTCAGGCCCATTACAACCAACAACGGATGTTATCGACACGTATGTATACCGGGGGTTAATGACGCTTGGCGACATCGGAATGTCTTCAGCAGCAGGATTCTACCAGTCAGTCGTGGGATTCGTTTTGGTGCTAGTATCTAACTTTATCATTCGCCGCAAAAGCCCGGAACAAGCATTATTCTAA
- a CDS encoding helix-turn-helix domain-containing protein — protein sequence MLIVDDEVHAVRGLQAGVDWDKLHISTIYTAHSMKQAQEIYATSPIDLMICDIEMPQGSGMDLLSWVREHYPRTETIFLTCHSDFSYAKRAIQLDSFEYLLKPVDYEELEDVILKVLVKIKKDQELLSFEETYKHYYQLWESHQPLMKERFWQDLIQQSIPSTKEKITEHLQKYNLLSLDAMRFVLIMIRVRRWHKNLNQRDERIMEYALKNAAEEKITRNNPHTAIISPNNGCLLIMVPYERQHQMKELREVCEEYVKSCNQYFYCDLCCYISEPAYLHEVVPMVRRMDDLDRDNVSMVNETIVLWDVRKGECRVVLPSLNDWAEWMKQGSKEKLQTEVKLLFKSLRETREGIGAPLLHSFYQDFLQMLFFVLQMKGLHANKVFAANLFTEKPELVLRSITALEEWVQYVIEVAMNQIHSTEGGMSVVEKVKQYVAAHISVSELSRDVIAAHVFLNPDYLTRVFKKETGLSISDYLQQQRIQYAKDLLASSDKSIIDIALLAGYSNVSYFSTLFKKAVSMNPNEYRKQFEKR from the coding sequence GTGTTAATCGTCGACGACGAAGTGCACGCGGTGAGAGGATTACAAGCCGGCGTTGACTGGGATAAGCTCCATATTTCTACGATTTATACGGCCCATAGCATGAAGCAGGCGCAGGAGATCTATGCCACATCTCCGATTGATTTGATGATCTGCGATATCGAAATGCCCCAGGGCTCTGGCATGGATTTGTTGAGCTGGGTCAGAGAACATTATCCCCGAACAGAGACGATATTTTTAACGTGTCATTCCGATTTCTCTTATGCGAAGCGTGCAATCCAATTGGACAGCTTCGAGTACTTACTCAAGCCTGTCGATTACGAGGAGCTTGAAGATGTGATCCTGAAGGTTTTGGTCAAAATTAAAAAAGATCAAGAGCTTCTTTCTTTCGAAGAGACCTATAAGCATTATTACCAGCTATGGGAGTCTCATCAGCCATTGATGAAAGAACGCTTTTGGCAGGATCTGATTCAACAATCGATTCCCTCCACCAAGGAAAAGATAACGGAGCATTTACAAAAGTATAATTTATTGTCTTTGGATGCCATGCGGTTTGTGCTGATTATGATTCGCGTTAGGCGTTGGCATAAGAATCTGAATCAGCGTGATGAACGAATCATGGAATATGCATTGAAGAATGCTGCAGAAGAGAAAATTACGCGAAACAACCCGCATACAGCGATCATTTCTCCGAATAATGGATGTCTGCTGATTATGGTTCCTTACGAACGCCAACATCAAATGAAGGAGCTTCGAGAGGTATGCGAGGAATACGTGAAATCTTGCAATCAATACTTTTACTGCGATCTATGCTGTTACATCAGCGAACCCGCCTATCTTCATGAAGTCGTACCAATGGTGCGTAGAATGGACGATCTGGATCGAGACAATGTCTCTATGGTTAATGAAACCATTGTGCTTTGGGATGTGCGGAAAGGGGAATGCAGGGTAGTGCTTCCATCATTGAATGACTGGGCAGAGTGGATGAAGCAGGGGTCAAAGGAAAAGCTGCAAACCGAGGTTAAGTTATTGTTCAAATCGTTAAGGGAGACCAGAGAAGGAATTGGCGCTCCGCTCTTGCACAGCTTCTATCAGGATTTTCTCCAAATGCTTTTCTTCGTTCTTCAAATGAAGGGATTACATGCGAATAAAGTGTTTGCAGCTAATCTATTCACGGAAAAGCCGGAATTGGTACTGAGATCTATAACCGCTTTGGAAGAATGGGTGCAATACGTTATCGAGGTGGCTATGAATCAGATCCATTCGACGGAAGGCGGCATGTCTGTTGTTGAAAAGGTGAAACAATACGTTGCAGCTCATATTTCCGTATCGGAATTATCCAGGGATGTTATCGCGGCACACGTATTTTTAAACCCTGATTATTTGACAAGGGTGTTCAAAAAGGAAACGGGCTTATCGATTTCCGACTATTTGCAGCAGCAGCGGATCCAATATGCCAAGGATTTACTTGCGAGCTCGGATAAATCCATTATCGATATAGCGCTATTAGCGGGTTATTCGAATGTCTCTTACTTCTCGACGCTTTTCAAGAAAGCTGTTAGTATGAATCCCAATGAATACAGAAAGCAATTTGAGAAAAGATAG
- a CDS encoding sensor histidine kinase: MRKMKLWLNSLRFKLFSGLLFTIVPLIIVLLVINHYSAQVVRNQVAQSNKNMLSLYMGQIDRNLQEVDNFLINLSQTNLDLLDLDTDRVTNENNYMKAKLRLFQTINNSISYYKGIDSFFIYSSLNKDLLMTQGFGSSFEERNQVAKEIERMLQDSSVTPNVYRWYTWQSEGNHYVYHLIKTGDVYVGAWVDAKKLMIPLQLINLGSNGAALLTSDQLEPMSHGELIEQKGIQLALTNQAYTLSGTNADYLVMGEPSKKGNFYLFALIPEETALENLPYLQRISSIISMGAIAFLLMFVFYMRKVFLLPINRIILAMRKLGDGRWNSQIEHYPTSTEFSMMNETYNRMISEIQHLKINVYEEKLMHQHAELKHLQLQINPHFFLNSLNIVYNLATVKDFKLIQEMTKCLVAYFRFMFRSNSYLVTLKDELLHTQNYLRIQELRFPGILSYQIEAPDAVLSLQIPPLVIQTMVENAIKHAVNMDEQIRIDIRVNTEEDEEKQWVVIHIEDTGEGFPDPILELLKSNMDLTSEEGEHIGIWNVKRRLHLLYSDKASIDFYNEVGKGACVRIRIPADVPPTGGE, translated from the coding sequence ATGCGAAAAATGAAATTATGGCTGAACTCCTTACGTTTCAAGCTTTTCTCTGGATTATTATTCACGATTGTTCCACTTATCATCGTTCTGCTTGTTATCAACCATTACTCAGCTCAAGTCGTTCGCAACCAAGTGGCTCAGTCCAATAAAAACATGCTGAGCTTATACATGGGGCAGATTGACCGCAATTTGCAAGAAGTGGACAACTTTTTGATCAACTTATCACAAACGAATTTGGATTTACTTGATTTGGATACGGACAGGGTTACAAACGAAAATAATTATATGAAAGCTAAACTTCGTCTGTTTCAAACGATCAATAACAGTATCAGCTATTACAAGGGAATCGATTCGTTCTTTATATATTCCAGCCTAAACAAAGATCTGCTTATGACGCAAGGTTTCGGAAGCAGCTTTGAGGAGCGTAATCAGGTGGCAAAAGAAATTGAAAGGATGCTGCAGGATAGCTCGGTGACTCCAAATGTTTATCGATGGTATACTTGGCAATCGGAAGGAAATCATTATGTATACCATCTGATCAAAACCGGCGATGTCTATGTTGGGGCATGGGTAGATGCAAAGAAGCTGATGATCCCTCTTCAACTCATTAACCTGGGATCTAACGGTGCGGCGCTTTTAACCTCGGATCAATTAGAACCCATGAGTCACGGAGAATTAATTGAACAAAAAGGCATTCAATTAGCTCTAACCAATCAGGCATACACACTCTCGGGAACGAATGCGGATTATTTAGTGATGGGGGAGCCGTCAAAGAAAGGAAACTTTTATTTATTCGCCTTAATCCCCGAGGAAACCGCATTAGAGAATTTACCTTATCTTCAACGTATTTCTTCCATCATATCGATGGGAGCCATCGCATTTCTGCTGATGTTTGTCTTTTACATGAGAAAAGTTTTCTTGCTGCCGATCAACCGAATCATCCTAGCGATGAGAAAATTAGGCGATGGCCGTTGGAATTCGCAAATCGAGCATTACCCGACATCTACTGAGTTTAGTATGATGAATGAAACTTATAACCGAATGATCTCTGAAATTCAACATTTGAAAATTAACGTCTATGAAGAGAAATTAATGCATCAGCATGCGGAACTTAAGCATTTGCAGCTTCAGATCAACCCTCACTTCTTTTTGAATTCGCTGAACATCGTCTACAACTTGGCAACGGTAAAGGATTTCAAATTAATCCAGGAGATGACCAAGTGTCTTGTTGCTTACTTCCGGTTTATGTTCCGAAGTAATTCCTATTTGGTAACACTTAAGGATGAACTGCTTCATACTCAGAACTACTTGCGTATTCAAGAGCTCCGGTTTCCGGGGATTTTATCGTATCAGATCGAAGCGCCAGATGCTGTTCTATCGCTGCAGATTCCTCCGCTTGTCATTCAGACGATGGTGGAGAATGCCATTAAACATGCTGTTAATATGGATGAACAGATTCGGATCGATATCCGGGTGAATACGGAGGAAGACGAAGAAAAGCAATGGGTGGTTATTCATATTGAGGATACAGGCGAAGGCTTTCCGGATCCTATTTTGGAATTATTGAAGAGCAATATGGATCTGACTAGTGAAGAAGGGGAGCACATCGGGATCTGGAATGTCAAGCGTAGACTACACTTGTTGTATTCCGATAAAGCTTCTATTGATTTCTATAATGAAGTCGGCAAGGGCGCGTGCGTACGAATCCGCATACCGGCAGATGTTCCACCAACAGGAGGTGAGTAA